The following coding sequences are from one Poecile atricapillus isolate bPoeAtr1 chromosome 28, bPoeAtr1.hap1, whole genome shotgun sequence window:
- the LOC131589263 gene encoding bone morphogenetic protein 2-like: MLGTVLLLLALAKTGCPSPASLVSRRAEALKRLLEVFGMEDPPAPPTHFKRPPQYMVDLFNTVANADGVTKNPDVLKGNTVRSFLDKTHSEEMRFLFVLSSVAKNEKILMAELHLFRLWRRVTDRPKRHHFCQVNVYQVLDKDKPDTSGGKKLLVARTVSLQTSGWEVFAITSAVRDWTEDESRNQGLLVTVQSRGENPLDPPALQFASGGGHHESKKPMLVLFTDDGRRGASLPTAGFPDLKPQAPDLPAKMPVPKLGRSRSTRSLDRLQSCQRYPLSVDFEEIGWSGWIISPRGYNAFHCKGSCPFPLGENMRPTNHATVQSIINALKLSEGVSSPCCVPDKLYSINLLYFDDDENVVLKQYNDMVAGSCGCH, encoded by the exons atGCTGGGgactgtcctgctgctgctggccctggccaAGACGGGATGCCCGAGCCCAGCCAGCTTGGTGAGCCGGCGGGCTGAGGCGCTGAAGAGACTCCTGGAAGTCTTTGGCATGGAAGACCCTCCGGCCCCCCCAACTCACTTCAAGCGGCCACCCCAGTACATGGTGGATCTGTTCAACACTGTTGCCAATGCAGATGGCGTCACCAAGAACCCTGACGTCCTGAAGGGCAACACCGTCCGCAGCTTCCTGGATAAAA CGCACAGTGAGGAGATGCGGTTCCTGTTTGTCCTCTCCAGCGTGGCCAAGAATGAGAAGATCCTGATGGCAGAGCTGCACCTCTTCCGCCTCTGGCGGAGGGTCACAGATAGGCCCAAAAGGCACCACTTCTGCCAG GTCAATGTGTACCAGGTGCTGGACAAAGACAAGCCAGACACCTCTGGAGGGAAGAAGCTTCTGGTAGCACGGACCGTCTCACTGCAAACCTCGGGCTGGGAGGTCTTTGCCATCACATCAGCT GTTCGTGACTGGACTGAGGATGAAAGCAGAAACCAGGGTTTGCTGGTGACAGTCCAGAGCCGGGGTGAGAACCCGCTCGACCCCCCAGCACTGCAGTTTGCATCTGGTGGGGGCCACCATGAGAGCAAGAAGCCCATGTTGGTCCTTTTCACGGATGATGGGCGCCGTGGAGCGTCTCTGCCCACAGCTGGCTTCCCAG ATTTAAAGCCTCAGGCTCCCGATCTCCCTGCCAAGATGCCAGTGCCCAAGCTGGGCAGATCACGCAGTACACGCTCGCTGGACAGGCTCCAGTCCTGCCAGAGGTACCCATTGTCTGTGGACTTCGAGGAGATTGGCTGGTCTGGCTGGATCATCTCACCACGGGGGTACAACGCCTTCCACTGCAAAGGCTCCTGCCCCTTTCCTCTGGGCGAGAACATGCGGCCGACGAACCATGCCACAGTGCAGTCCATCATCAATGCCCTGAAGCTGAGTGAGGGTGTCAGCAGCCCCTGCTGTGTGCCTGACAAGCTCTACTCCATCAACCTCCTCTACTTTGATGATGACGAGAATGTGGTCCTCAAGCAGTACAATGACATggtggctgggagctgtggctgccactga
- the LOC131589259 gene encoding potassium voltage-gated channel subfamily V member 2-like, with protein MRQQWTRRASLSASLKIGDHRGHCRTPEEEESYIPFAQDSLVRQWNSMQNVADSNQEKSQTPIQRNKYLLNINVGGKVFQIACKVLAQYPITRLGKLALYTDPVKKLQLCDDYLVQKNEYFFDRDPSIFHYIFHFYRSGVLWVMDEMCPSNFVEEIEYWGIHLKYSQRCCRILFEEKRDELSEYLKIEKELEAELEPLESGAQFDGKFLGRFRKMVWNLIENPYSSVPAKIIAVMSSFFVLISIVGMTLSTVEEMKNKTGKMWMEQMEMICAIFFTSEYLMRLISSSSFKNFLRAAFNAIDLVAILPFYIQILFENLDDGDMQYHEELHKVENVSKLGKVLKLIKLMRIFRILKLARHSTGLRAFSFTMRQCYQQVCCLLLFIAMGVFTFSALIHSVEHDVPGTGFTSIPCAWWWAAVSLSTVGYGDTVPDTILGRMVAFVCISFGIILNGMPISILYNKFSDYYAKLKAHEMSQSLQLSRRIRLKERVLQKFSECWRADPRYYH; from the exons ATGAGGCAGCAATGGACCAGGCGCGCGAGTCTCTCGGCCAGCCTGAAGATAGGGGATCACCGAGGCCACTGCCGGACCCCGGAGGAAGAGGAATCCTACATCCCATTTGCACAGGACAGCCTGGTAAGGCAATGGAACTCCATGCAGAACGTGGCAGATAGTAACCAGGAGAAGAGCCAGACTCCCATCCAAAGGAACAAGTACCTGCTCAACATTAACGTGGGTGGCAAAGTGTTCCAGATAGCTTGCAAGGTACTGGCCCAGTATCCCATCACCCGGCTTGGGAAGCTGGCCCTCTATACAGATCCTGTGAAGAAGCTGCAGCTTTGTGATGACTACTTGGTGCAGAAGAATGAGTACTTCTTTGACAGAGATCCTTCAATTTTCCACTACATCTTCCACTTCTACCGCAGTGGGGTCCTGTGGGTGATGGATGAGATGTGCCCCAGTAACTTTGTGGAGGAAATTGAGTACTGGGGAATCCATCTGAAATACTCCCAACGCTGCTGCCGGATCCTGTTCGAGGAAAAGCGAGATGAACTCAGTGAGTACCTGAAAAtagagaaggagctggaggcagaACTGGAGCCCCTGGAGTCAGGGGCTCAGTTTGATGGCAAATTTCTGGGTCGGTTTCGGAAAATGGTCTGGAACCTCATTGAGAATCCATACTCTTCTGTCCCAGCCAAGATAATTGCTGTCATGTCGAGCTTCTTTGTGCTTATCTCCATTGTGGGCATGACACTGAGCACAGTGGAGGAGATGAAAAACAAGACAGGGAAAATGTGGATGGAGCAGATGGAAATGATCTGTGCCATCTTCTTCACCTCTGAATACCTCATGCGGCTCATATCCTCTTCCAGCTTCAAGAACTTTCTGCGGGCAGCATTTAATGCTATAGACCTGGTGGCCATCCTGCCCTTCTACATCCAGATCCTCTTTGAAAATCTGGATGATGGAGACATGCAGTACCATGAGGAGCTGCACAAGGTGGAGAATGTGAGCAAGCTGGGCAAAGTCCTCAAGCTCATCAAGCTCATGAGGATCTTCCGCATCCTCAAGCTGGCACGTCACTCCACTGGCCTCCGAGCCTTCAGCTTCACCATGCGCCAATGCTACCAGCAGGtttgctgcctcctcctcttcatTGCCATGGGGGTCTTCACCTTCTCTGCTCTCATACACTCGGTGGAACATGATGTTCCTGGCACCGGCTTCACCAGTATCCCCTGCGCATGGTGGTGGGCAGCG GTCAGCCTCTCCACTGTGGGCTACGGAGACACTGTGCCTGACACAATACTCGGCAGGATGGTGGCATTTGTCTGCATCTCCTTCGGCATCATCCTCAATGGAATGCCCATCTCCATCCTCTACAACAAATTTTCTGACTACTATGCCAAGCTGAAGGCCCATGAGATGAGCCAGTCACTTCAGCTTTCCAGGAGGATCCGCTTGAAGGAGCGAGTCCTGCAGAAGTTCTCAGAGTGCTGGAGAGCTGACCCCCGTTATTACCACTGA